In Synergistaceae bacterium, the genomic window ACGTTTTTGCGCTGGTTCAAAGCTATGAGACTCAGCCGGAAAAAGAACGCAAATTTGAGACTCATGACAAATATTTTGATATTCAGTATATGCTTGAGGGCTCGGAGATGTTCGGGGTTTGCGCTCGTGAGGGCTTGAAATTGACGGAGGATCTGAAGGATGAGGACGTTAAATTCTATGAAGATCCGGAACTTTACGGCATGGTATTGCTTAACGAGGGCGAATTTATTGT contains:
- a CDS encoding YhcH/YjgK/YiaL family protein, whose protein sequence is MFTGNIKEAAKYDYLAEKFKLGYKWLAENDVKSMALGKYEISGDDVFALVQSYETQPEKERKFETHDKYFDIQYMLEGSEMFGVCAREGLKLTEDLKDEDVKFYEDPELYGMVLLNEGEFIVVSTEEAHKPRCAAGKPAKVRKVVIKVKA